From the Sphingomonas phyllosphaerae 5.2 genome, one window contains:
- a CDS encoding Leu/Phe/Val dehydrogenase, with product MTSVWDYSDFDSHEGLHLFTDPTLGLKAVIAVHSTALGPAAGGVRFWHYADDSRAITDALRLSRGMSYKNAMAGLDLGGGKGVVLADKPGATISEAQLVAFGRAVESLGGRYVTAEDVGMSEARMKVIAGETRYVSGLPVAQGAAGGDPGPYTAHGVYLGVRAAAKRGLGSDDMRGVRVAVQGLGSVGGGLARLLAKDGAVLTLADVDQVRAERMAAELGATTVAPEAILSTDADIVSPNALGAILTERSIPTLKAKIVAGGANNQLETRADGQRLHDAGIVYAPDYVINAGGIINVGLEYLGHGDEAEVMARIAQIPGRLDQVWDEAATTGDPTAEVADRIARRLIGR from the coding sequence ATGACCTCGGTCTGGGACTATTCCGATTTCGACAGCCACGAAGGGCTGCACCTGTTCACCGATCCGACATTGGGTCTGAAGGCCGTCATCGCGGTCCATTCGACCGCGCTCGGGCCGGCGGCGGGCGGCGTGCGCTTCTGGCATTACGCGGATGATTCGCGCGCGATCACCGACGCGCTGCGACTATCGCGCGGCATGAGCTACAAGAACGCGATGGCCGGGCTGGACCTGGGCGGCGGCAAGGGCGTCGTGCTGGCGGACAAGCCTGGCGCGACGATCAGCGAGGCGCAGCTGGTGGCATTCGGGCGCGCGGTCGAGTCGCTGGGCGGGCGCTACGTCACAGCGGAGGACGTCGGCATGTCCGAAGCGCGGATGAAGGTGATCGCGGGCGAGACGCGCTACGTCTCCGGCCTGCCGGTGGCGCAGGGTGCGGCTGGCGGCGATCCGGGGCCGTATACCGCACACGGCGTGTACCTGGGCGTGCGGGCGGCGGCGAAGCGCGGGTTGGGCAGCGACGACATGCGCGGCGTACGCGTCGCGGTGCAGGGGCTGGGATCGGTCGGTGGCGGTCTCGCGCGGTTGCTGGCCAAGGACGGCGCGGTGCTGACGCTGGCCGACGTCGATCAGGTGCGGGCGGAGCGGATGGCCGCCGAGCTGGGCGCGACGACGGTGGCTCCGGAGGCTATCCTTTCGACCGATGCGGACATCGTGAGCCCGAACGCATTGGGCGCGATCCTGACCGAGCGGTCGATCCCGACGCTGAAGGCGAAGATCGTCGCCGGTGGCGCGAACAACCAGCTCGAGACGCGCGCCGACGGGCAGCGATTGCACGATGCCGGGATCGTCTACGCACCCGATTACGTCATCAACGCCGGCGGGATCATCAACGTCGGGCTGGAATATCTCGGTCATGGCGACGAGGCCGAAGTGATGGCGCGGATCGCGCAGATCCCCGGGCGCCTCGATCAGGTGTGGGATGAAGCCGCGACGACGGGCGATCCGACGGCCGAGGTAGCGGACCGGATCGCGCGGCGTTTGATCGGGCGGTAA
- the gspM gene encoding type II secretion system protein GspM: MNSLRAWFDGRSLRERRLLLVMVALAAVTLLWGIVIRPVRGGLSSSRERYTDAVIRLGSAQAGLTQVKALQRRATPLSAPLADIVRARADAAGFTLASLDIEAPGRVRAAIATARAGALMQWITALEGEGILVDSLSVSGNGPGSVTATMTLRARGA; encoded by the coding sequence ATGAACAGTCTAAGGGCGTGGTTCGACGGGCGATCGCTGCGCGAACGGCGCTTGCTGCTGGTGATGGTCGCGCTGGCGGCGGTGACGCTGCTGTGGGGGATAGTGATCCGGCCGGTGCGCGGCGGGCTGTCGTCGTCGCGCGAGCGCTACACCGATGCGGTGATCCGGCTGGGCAGCGCCCAGGCCGGGCTGACGCAGGTGAAGGCGTTGCAGCGCCGTGCGACGCCGCTATCGGCGCCGCTCGCCGATATCGTGCGCGCACGCGCGGATGCGGCAGGGTTCACGCTTGCCAGCCTCGATATCGAGGCGCCCGGGCGGGTACGCGCGGCGATCGCGACGGCCCGAGCGGGTGCGCTGATGCAATGGATCACAGCGCTGGAGGGCGAAGGCATCCTCGTCGACTCGCTGAGCGTGTCGGGTAATGGACCCGGTAGTGTCACCGCGACGATGACGTTGCGGGCGCGGGGGGCATAG
- the gspN gene encoding type II secretion system protein N encodes MRIALATRRRTLFLAVFALAMLAFLPLRLALGWGGLDGQGFTAREVTGSLWSGRLVEARFGEIALGDLDAGLSPLALLIGRARIALESESDDPAQRLSGTVEIARNRAAVIDATGPLAPGNAFAPLPVTALNLDAVTVRFVDGACEAARGRVRATLAGAFVGQPLPGALSGNARCDAGALLLPLASGAGEGVNLRLWPDGRYRAELTLVPSDPAIAARLDGGGFTANGAARTLAVDGRF; translated from the coding sequence ATGCGGATCGCATTGGCCACCCGGCGCCGGACGCTGTTCCTTGCGGTCTTCGCGCTGGCGATGCTGGCGTTCCTGCCGTTGCGGCTCGCGCTGGGATGGGGGGGGCTGGACGGGCAGGGTTTCACTGCCCGTGAGGTGACCGGAAGCCTGTGGTCGGGCCGGCTGGTGGAGGCGCGGTTCGGCGAGATCGCGCTTGGCGATCTCGATGCCGGGCTGTCGCCGCTGGCGCTGCTGATCGGTCGGGCACGGATCGCTTTGGAGAGCGAGTCGGACGATCCGGCGCAGCGGTTGTCGGGCACGGTCGAGATCGCGCGTAACCGGGCCGCGGTGATCGACGCCACCGGGCCGCTGGCGCCCGGCAACGCGTTCGCGCCCTTGCCGGTGACCGCGCTGAACCTCGATGCCGTCACGGTGCGCTTCGTCGACGGCGCGTGCGAGGCTGCGCGAGGGCGCGTGCGCGCCACACTGGCGGGAGCGTTCGTCGGGCAGCCGCTGCCGGGCGCGCTGAGCGGAAACGCACGCTGCGATGCCGGCGCGTTGCTGTTGCCGCTGGCCAGCGGTGCGGGCGAGGGCGTGAATTTGCGGCTCTGGCCCGACGGGCGCTATCGTGCCGAACTGACGCTGGTGCCGAGCGATCCGGCGATCGCCGCACGGCTGGACGGTGGCGGCTTCACCGCCAATGGCGCTGCGCGGACCCTTGCGGTAGACGGGCGCTTCTGA
- a CDS encoding tetratricopeptide repeat protein gives MGFFALLLLGGAAFAAMAFVLRVDRLLWSMLGAALCLGGVGYAWQGRPTLPAAAPQHAATTTPIDIEETQLRDSMFGRFNADTAYLVAADAMTRSGNDDAAARVMLGGLSKLPQSFILWTWAGVTLAADAGHVVSPPALLAFRQAARLAPEHPAPPYYLGFAYLEAGDLTKTRMLWTRAVALSPEGTPYRAEIARRLALLERLIAMSQRR, from the coding sequence ATGGGCTTTTTCGCGCTTTTGCTGCTCGGCGGTGCCGCGTTTGCGGCGATGGCGTTCGTGCTGCGCGTCGATCGGCTGCTGTGGTCGATGCTGGGCGCGGCCTTGTGCCTCGGCGGCGTCGGCTATGCGTGGCAGGGGCGGCCGACGCTGCCGGCCGCAGCGCCGCAGCACGCGGCCACCACCACGCCGATCGATATCGAGGAGACCCAGCTTCGCGACAGCATGTTCGGGCGCTTCAATGCCGACACCGCCTATCTGGTCGCGGCGGATGCGATGACGCGTAGCGGCAACGACGATGCGGCGGCGCGGGTGATGCTGGGCGGGCTGTCGAAACTGCCGCAGAGCTTTATCCTGTGGACCTGGGCGGGGGTGACGCTGGCGGCGGATGCCGGGCACGTCGTGTCGCCGCCGGCGCTGCTGGCGTTCCGGCAGGCGGCGCGGCTGGCGCCCGAGCATCCGGCGCCGCCATATTATCTCGGCTTCGCGTATCTGGAGGCGGGCGATCTGACGAAGACGCGCATGTTGTGGACGCGAGCGGTGGCATTGTCACCGGAAGGGACGCCGTACCGTGCCGAGATCGCGCGGCGTCTGGCGTTGCTCGAGCGACTCATCGCGATGTCGCAGCGGCGCTAG
- a CDS encoding potassium transporter Kup, translating into MSVATTDPAVRAQAGTAHHNHHQSGGLGKLALGAIGVVYGDIGTSPLYAMKEVFVGHHPLAVDPLHIFGVISLVFWSLMLIVTVKYVLIVLRADNNGEGGSLALLALIQRRSGAGKKWGPSLVILGVLATALFFGDCMITPAISVLSAVEGLATVEQGFGSFVLPIAVTILIALFYMQSIGTEKVGRLFGPIMVVYFVVVAVMGVAHIIQRPDILFALNPLYAVRFALNDGGLAFLALGSVVLAVTGAEALYADMGHFGRRPIAMAWLAFVLPALMLNYLGQGALLLEQPQAAQNPFFLMAPEDWRLPLVILATMATVIASQAVITGAYSVVQQAVQLGLMPRIRITHTSASEAGQIYIPAANWALMVMVLLLVFGFGESSNLAAAYGIAVTGTMFISTCMIGVLIRRVWHWPLWATALFEIVFLSIDGLYFASNLTKVPDGGWFPLLVAVIVFVLLTTWSQGRKLMIERMREAAMPIRIFIDSAATSATRVSGTAVFMTSTPEGVPHALLHNLKHNRVLHDRVILLTVRVTDMPYFPEEDRFLHEDLGQGFHRVILRYGFMEEPDVPAHLNTFGGCGAAFRMMDTSFFLSRQTLLASERPGMAIWREKLFSWMLRNAESAMEFFRLPTNRVVELGSQIEI; encoded by the coding sequence ATGAGCGTCGCGACGACCGACCCTGCGGTACGCGCGCAGGCGGGTACGGCTCATCACAATCATCATCAAAGTGGTGGTCTCGGGAAGCTGGCGCTTGGCGCGATCGGCGTCGTTTACGGCGATATCGGCACCAGCCCGCTTTATGCGATGAAGGAAGTGTTCGTCGGGCACCACCCGCTCGCCGTCGATCCGCTGCATATCTTCGGCGTCATCAGCCTCGTCTTCTGGTCGCTGATGCTGATCGTGACGGTCAAATACGTGCTGATCGTGCTGCGCGCCGACAACAACGGCGAGGGCGGCAGCCTGGCATTGCTCGCGCTGATCCAGCGGCGATCCGGCGCAGGGAAGAAATGGGGGCCGAGCCTCGTGATCCTCGGCGTCCTGGCGACGGCGCTTTTCTTCGGCGACTGCATGATCACGCCCGCGATCTCCGTGCTGTCGGCGGTCGAGGGGCTGGCGACGGTCGAGCAGGGCTTCGGATCGTTCGTGCTGCCGATCGCGGTGACGATCCTGATCGCGCTGTTCTACATGCAATCGATCGGGACCGAGAAGGTCGGGCGGCTGTTCGGGCCGATCATGGTCGTCTATTTCGTGGTCGTGGCGGTGATGGGCGTGGCGCACATCATCCAGCGGCCGGACATCCTGTTCGCGTTGAATCCATTATACGCGGTCCGCTTCGCGCTGAACGACGGCGGGCTGGCGTTTCTCGCGCTCGGCTCGGTCGTGCTGGCGGTGACCGGTGCCGAGGCATTGTACGCCGACATGGGACATTTCGGCCGCCGGCCGATCGCGATGGCGTGGCTGGCGTTCGTGTTGCCGGCGCTGATGCTCAACTATCTGGGGCAGGGCGCGCTGCTGCTCGAGCAGCCGCAAGCCGCGCAGAACCCGTTCTTCCTGATGGCGCCGGAGGACTGGCGACTGCCGCTGGTGATCCTGGCGACGATGGCGACCGTCATCGCCAGCCAGGCAGTGATCACCGGCGCCTATTCGGTGGTGCAGCAGGCGGTGCAGCTCGGGCTGATGCCGCGCATCCGCATCACGCACACCAGCGCGTCCGAAGCGGGCCAGATCTACATCCCCGCCGCCAATTGGGCGTTGATGGTGATGGTGCTGTTGCTGGTCTTCGGGTTCGGCGAATCGTCGAACCTCGCCGCGGCGTACGGGATCGCGGTGACCGGCACGATGTTCATCTCAACGTGCATGATCGGGGTGCTGATCCGGCGCGTGTGGCATTGGCCGCTGTGGGCGACGGCGCTGTTCGAGATCGTGTTCCTCTCGATCGACGGGCTGTACTTCGCATCGAACCTGACCAAGGTGCCCGACGGTGGCTGGTTCCCGTTGCTGGTGGCCGTGATCGTGTTCGTGCTGCTGACCACATGGTCGCAGGGGCGCAAGCTGATGATTGAGCGGATGCGCGAGGCGGCGATGCCGATCCGGATCTTCATCGACTCGGCGGCGACGTCGGCGACGCGCGTGTCGGGCACCGCAGTGTTCATGACCTCGACACCGGAGGGCGTGCCGCACGCGCTGCTGCACAATCTGAAGCACAATCGCGTCCTGCACGATCGCGTCATCCTGCTGACGGTGCGCGTCACCGACATGCCGTATTTCCCGGAGGAGGATCGTTTCCTGCACGAGGATCTGGGGCAGGGCTTCCACCGCGTCATCCTGCGTTACGGCTTCATGGAGGAGCCCGACGTTCCCGCGCATCTCAACACGTTCGGCGGGTGTGGCGCGGCGTTCAGGATGATGGACACCAGCTTTTTCCTGAGCCGGCAGACGTTGCTGGCGTCGGAGCGGCCAGGAATGGCGATCTGGCGCGAGAAGCTGTTCAGCTGGATGCTGCGCAACGCGGAAAGCGCGATGGAGTTCTTTCGGCTGCCGACCAATCGCGTCGTCGAACTGGGTAGCCAGATCGAGATTTGA
- the ccmE gene encoding cytochrome c maturation protein CcmE has translation MTRKNQRLMLVLLGLAAVGVAALLALSGLRDQAAFFYAPGDVAGALPPPDKAVRLGGMVERGSIRRAADGVAIDFVVTDGKATTPVHFSGIAPDLFREGSGVVAEGHFRADASFVATNLLAKHDEKYMPPQMAGKMHETRTLEPR, from the coding sequence ATGACGAGGAAGAACCAACGGTTGATGCTGGTCCTGCTCGGGCTGGCAGCGGTCGGCGTCGCGGCGTTGCTGGCGTTGTCGGGACTGCGCGATCAGGCGGCGTTTTTCTACGCGCCCGGCGATGTCGCGGGCGCGCTGCCGCCGCCCGACAAGGCGGTGCGGCTGGGCGGGATGGTGGAGCGCGGATCGATACGCCGCGCCGCCGATGGCGTGGCGATCGACTTTGTGGTGACCGACGGCAAGGCGACGACCCCGGTGCATTTCAGCGGGATCGCGCCGGACCTGTTCCGCGAAGGATCGGGCGTGGTCGCCGAGGGGCATTTCCGCGCCGACGCATCGTTCGTCGCGACCAATCTGCTCGCCAAGCACGACGAGAAATACATGCCTCCGCAAATGGCCGGTAAAATGCACGAAACGCGCACGTTGGAGCCGCGATAA
- a CDS encoding DUF3072 domain-containing protein: protein MSDTHNPKSEPFSNAEKDPDDWTTGDEPMTGAQASYLKTLSEEAGEEFDESLTKGDASKRIDALQEKTGRGK, encoded by the coding sequence ATGAGCGATACCCATAATCCGAAGAGCGAGCCGTTCTCCAATGCGGAGAAGGATCCCGATGACTGGACGACCGGCGATGAGCCGATGACCGGCGCGCAGGCCAGCTACCTCAAGACGCTCAGCGAGGAAGCCGGCGAGGAGTTCGACGAGTCGCTGACCAAGGGCGACGCCTCCAAGCGGATCGACGCGCTGCAAGAGAAGACCGGCCGGGGCAAATAG
- the ccmC gene encoding heme ABC transporter permease CcmC has product MPALHAFANPARFLKIARPLTPILWWAGVALIAIGCWAGLTQTPADYLQGETVRILYIHVPAAWLGMGGWSGIAISSIVFLVWRHPLAAIAARAIAAPGAIFAALCLVTGAIWGRPTWGTWWQWDGRLTSMLLLFFVYLGFIALAQADRERDGDGRIPALYGIAGTVLLPVIRYSVVWWNTLHQGPSIGLTGSSIDRSLLWPLPIMLAGFSLFFGAVVLMRMRAMLAREKAEARLRRRARA; this is encoded by the coding sequence GTGCCAGCGTTACATGCCTTTGCCAATCCGGCGCGTTTCCTGAAGATCGCGCGTCCGCTTACCCCCATCCTGTGGTGGGCCGGGGTGGCGTTGATCGCAATTGGATGCTGGGCGGGGCTGACGCAGACCCCTGCCGATTATCTGCAAGGTGAGACGGTGCGCATCCTTTACATCCATGTCCCGGCCGCGTGGCTGGGGATGGGCGGATGGAGCGGCATCGCGATATCCAGCATCGTCTTCCTCGTGTGGCGGCATCCGCTGGCGGCGATCGCCGCTCGCGCGATCGCGGCGCCGGGGGCGATCTTCGCCGCATTGTGCCTTGTCACCGGCGCGATCTGGGGGCGGCCGACCTGGGGAACGTGGTGGCAATGGGATGGGCGACTGACGTCGATGCTGCTGCTGTTCTTCGTCTATCTCGGCTTTATCGCGCTGGCGCAGGCCGATCGCGAGCGCGACGGTGATGGACGGATCCCTGCGCTCTACGGGATCGCGGGCACCGTGCTGTTGCCGGTGATCCGCTATTCGGTGGTGTGGTGGAACACGCTGCATCAGGGACCGAGCATCGGCCTGACCGGTTCGAGCATCGATCGATCGTTGCTCTGGCCGCTGCCGATCATGCTGGCGGGCTTCAGTTTGTTCTTCGGCGCCGTCGTGCTGATGCGGATGCGTGCGATGTTGGCGCGTGAGAAGGCCGAGGCGCGGTTGCGGCGGCGGGCGCGCGCATGA